From a region of the Alosa sapidissima isolate fAloSap1 chromosome 9, fAloSap1.pri, whole genome shotgun sequence genome:
- the LOC121718076 gene encoding microfibril-associated glycoprotein 4-like isoform X1, which yields MRRRGLHHTRWSGDTLNHPQQQDGSSCGVIVCKLAEFILMKQSPDFRVDAEGITCLRRDIANELIRGTDDLSELCCMCGAADTHGLWVLFILLTLVPSCLCFTSLLPLDCSEIHSHDSTKPSGVYTIFPGGPVSPLQVYCDMETDGGGWTVFQRRLDGSVNFNRPWDHYKNGFGNKDGEYWLGLDNIVLLTMRKRNELRVDMEDWDGGKVYAQYTSFSVDPETFGYTLRVGSYVDGGAGDDLTYHNGMKFTTYDKDQDLHGDNCAKILLGAFWYNACHYANPNGLYAEESSSPLSKNIFVHWWNWKGYSYSLKGISLKMRPV from the exons ATGAGGCGAAGGGGGCTGCACCACACCCGTTGGTCTGGTGACACGCTGAACCATCCACAGCAACAGGATGGCTCTTCATGTGGAGTCATTGTGTGCAAA CTTGCCGAGTTTATTTTAATGAAGCAAAGTCCCGACTTCCGAGTTGATGCAGAGGGCATTACATGCTTGAGAAGGGATATTGCCAATGAGCTCATCAGGGGAACAG ATGACCTCTCTGAACTGTGCTGCATGTGTGGAGCAGCAGACACTCATGGGCTGTGG GTTTTGTTTATCCTACTCACGCTCGTTCCGAGTTGTCTATGTTTTACGTCGCTGCTTCCTCTGGACTGTTCGGAGATCCACTCCCATGACAGCACCAAGCCCAGTGGGGTGTACACCATCTTCCCTGGGGGGCCCGTCTCCCCCCTGCAGGTCTACTGTGACATGGAGACCGATGGGGGAGGATGGACG GTGTTCCAGAGAAGACTGGATGGTTCTGTGAACTTCAACAGACCCTGGGATCACTACAAGAACGGCTTCGGGAACAAGGATGGGGAGTATTGGCTGG GGCTGGACAACATTGTGCTGCTGACCATGAGGAAGAGGAATGAGCTGAGGGTGGACATGGAGGACTGGGACGGGGGAAAGGTCTACGCTCAGTACACGTCCTTCTCTGTGGACCCAGAGACCTTCGGCTACACACTGCGAGTGGGCAGCTATGTTGATGGTGGTGCAG GTGACGATTTGACGTATCACAACGGCATGAAGTTCACCACTTATGACAAAGACCAGGACCTGCATGGGGACAATTGTGCCAAAATCCTTTTGGGGGCATTCTGGTATAATGCTTGTCACTATGCCAACCCAAATGGCCTTTATGCTGAAGAGTCAAGCTCTCCATTGTCAAAGAACATATTTGTTCATTGGTGGAATTGGAAAGGATATTCCTACTCCCTCAAGGGAATTTCCTTAAAGATGAGACCAGTTTAA
- the LOC121718076 gene encoding microfibril-associated glycoprotein 4-like isoform X2 yields MMVLFILLTLVPSCLCFTSLLPLDCSEIHSHDSTKPSGVYTIFPGGPVSPLQVYCDMETDGGGWTVFQRRLDGSVNFNRPWDHYKNGFGNKDGEYWLGLDNIVLLTMRKRNELRVDMEDWDGGKVYAQYTSFSVDPETFGYTLRVGSYVDGGAGDDLTYHNGMKFTTYDKDQDLHGDNCAKILLGAFWYNACHYANPNGLYAEESSSPLSKNIFVHWWNWKGYSYSLKGISLKMRPV; encoded by the exons ATGATG GTTTTGTTTATCCTACTCACGCTCGTTCCGAGTTGTCTATGTTTTACGTCGCTGCTTCCTCTGGACTGTTCGGAGATCCACTCCCATGACAGCACCAAGCCCAGTGGGGTGTACACCATCTTCCCTGGGGGGCCCGTCTCCCCCCTGCAGGTCTACTGTGACATGGAGACCGATGGGGGAGGATGGACG GTGTTCCAGAGAAGACTGGATGGTTCTGTGAACTTCAACAGACCCTGGGATCACTACAAGAACGGCTTCGGGAACAAGGATGGGGAGTATTGGCTGG GGCTGGACAACATTGTGCTGCTGACCATGAGGAAGAGGAATGAGCTGAGGGTGGACATGGAGGACTGGGACGGGGGAAAGGTCTACGCTCAGTACACGTCCTTCTCTGTGGACCCAGAGACCTTCGGCTACACACTGCGAGTGGGCAGCTATGTTGATGGTGGTGCAG GTGACGATTTGACGTATCACAACGGCATGAAGTTCACCACTTATGACAAAGACCAGGACCTGCATGGGGACAATTGTGCCAAAATCCTTTTGGGGGCATTCTGGTATAATGCTTGTCACTATGCCAACCCAAATGGCCTTTATGCTGAAGAGTCAAGCTCTCCATTGTCAAAGAACATATTTGTTCATTGGTGGAATTGGAAAGGATATTCCTACTCCCTCAAGGGAATTTCCTTAAAGATGAGACCAGTTTAA